Proteins from a single region of Phycisphaeraceae bacterium D3-23:
- a CDS encoding cation-translocating P-type ATPase: protein MSAVDTHAHAGHDHDHHDHDHSAGSDEQRRVDLQIVAVLIGVTLLIAAVIARFTFDTYDHSDLLAMFASILLGGPIVYGAGKALITGKCSHDHGPAEDCGHGHHHHDDHEHVAGGSHMEELVALAIIAAFAAGIYFECAVVAFFMLIASLIEHRTAAGALKTIESLIRITPTRAVVLTAEGEQEVAAKDLKPGDVVLVLPGDNIPGDGVVKNGNSTVDQANITGESVPVEKAPGDEAFAGTINETGRLEIEITRAGEDSTLGKVQSLILQAAASKPAVVRELSKYASYYTPIVIILAFILFVFKRNLEDSISLLLIACPCALILCGPTAIVAALSAAARLGVLVKSVSDLEVVRRCTAIVFDKTGTLTTGDLSVTRMKPAEGVEGADLLQWCYSAEANSRHPVARAVVSVAERAKLDPTTTTGFEEVSGRGVKAQLADGSTVLVGREAFLQDHDVDMSNLDTSETEGLSLLFVAHNGLAAGWLGLADQPRKGAPGALAELDELGVKRRVMITGDRWSPARRVAEALGITDFTAEALPGDKLELVETLKREGHTVAVVGDGVNDGPALAAGDVSIAMGAAGSDVAINSASIALMNNNLNRIPFLVGLSAKTVTVIRQNLIGTLIYILLMVALLLAGYMQPWIAAVGHGISSIVVIFNSARLVREGEEIHEPEEAVETERRARRIEHVGPAPGTTPATA from the coding sequence ATGTCCGCAGTCGATACCCACGCCCATGCCGGTCACGACCATGACCACCACGATCACGACCACAGCGCCGGCTCCGACGAGCAGCGCAGGGTCGACCTCCAGATCGTCGCGGTGCTCATCGGCGTCACGCTGCTGATCGCGGCCGTGATCGCGCGTTTCACCTTTGACACCTACGACCACAGCGACCTGCTCGCCATGTTCGCGTCGATCCTGCTGGGCGGCCCGATCGTCTATGGCGCGGGCAAGGCACTCATCACGGGTAAGTGCTCGCACGACCACGGCCCTGCCGAAGACTGCGGCCACGGCCATCACCACCACGACGACCACGAACACGTCGCCGGCGGGTCGCATATGGAAGAGCTCGTCGCGCTCGCGATCATCGCGGCCTTCGCCGCAGGGATCTACTTCGAGTGCGCGGTCGTCGCGTTCTTTATGCTCATCGCCTCGCTCATCGAGCACCGCACCGCGGCGGGCGCGCTCAAGACCATCGAGTCGCTCATCCGTATCACCCCGACCCGTGCGGTTGTGCTCACCGCCGAAGGCGAGCAGGAAGTCGCCGCCAAAGACCTCAAGCCCGGGGACGTCGTGCTCGTCCTGCCCGGCGACAACATCCCCGGCGACGGCGTGGTGAAGAACGGCAACTCGACGGTCGACCAGGCCAACATCACCGGCGAATCCGTCCCCGTCGAGAAAGCGCCGGGCGACGAGGCGTTCGCCGGCACGATCAACGAGACGGGCCGACTCGAGATCGAGATCACCCGCGCAGGCGAGGACTCGACGCTGGGCAAGGTGCAGTCGCTGATCCTGCAGGCCGCCGCGAGCAAGCCGGCCGTGGTCCGCGAGCTCTCGAAGTACGCCAGCTACTACACGCCGATCGTCATCATCCTCGCGTTCATCCTATTCGTGTTCAAACGCAACCTCGAGGACTCGATCTCGCTGTTGCTGATCGCGTGCCCGTGTGCGTTGATCCTGTGTGGGCCGACCGCGATCGTCGCGGCGCTGTCCGCGGCCGCGCGGCTGGGCGTGCTGGTCAAGTCGGTCTCCGACCTCGAAGTCGTCCGCCGCTGCACCGCGATCGTGTTCGACAAGACCGGCACGCTGACGACGGGCGACCTGAGCGTCACGCGCATGAAGCCCGCCGAGGGCGTCGAGGGCGCGGACCTGTTGCAGTGGTGCTACTCGGCCGAGGCGAACTCGCGCCACCCGGTCGCCCGCGCGGTCGTGAGTGTCGCCGAGCGCGCGAAGCTCGACCCGACCACGACCACGGGTTTTGAAGAAGTCTCGGGCCGGGGCGTCAAGGCCCAACTCGCCGACGGCTCGACCGTGCTCGTCGGCCGCGAGGCGTTTTTGCAGGACCATGACGTCGATATGTCCAACCTCGACACGTCCGAGACCGAGGGGTTGAGTCTGCTCTTCGTCGCGCACAACGGATTGGCCGCGGGCTGGCTGGGGCTTGCCGACCAGCCGCGTAAAGGTGCGCCTGGCGCGCTGGCCGAGCTCGATGAGCTGGGCGTCAAGCGCCGCGTGATGATCACGGGCGACCGCTGGAGCCCTGCGCGTCGTGTCGCCGAGGCGCTGGGCATCACGGACTTCACCGCCGAGGCGCTGCCGGGCGACAAGCTCGAACTCGTCGAGACGCTCAAGCGAGAGGGCCACACCGTCGCGGTCGTGGGTGACGGCGTGAACGACGGCCCCGCGCTCGCCGCGGGCGACGTCTCCATCGCGATGGGCGCGGCCGGGTCCGACGTCGCGATCAACTCCGCTTCCATCGCGCTGATGAACAACAACCTCAACCGCATCCCCTTCCTCGTCGGGCTCTCGGCCAAGACCGTCACCGTCATCCGCCAAAACCTCATCGGCACACTCATCTACATCCTGCTGATGGTCGCGCTGCTCTTGGCTGGCTATATGCAGCCGTGGATCGCGGCGGTGGGCCACGGCATCAGCTCGATCGTCGTCATCTTCAACTCCGCACGCCTCGTGCGCGAGGGCGAAGAGATCCACGAGCCCGAAGAAGCCGTCGAGACCGAACGCCGCGCCCGCCGCATCGAACACGTCGGCCCCGCGCCCGGCACCACGCCGGCGACGGCATAG
- a CDS encoding DUF4056 domain-containing protein — translation MRKLRLAISILAVVGVLGVTHGCYPVTGERAYCEISRLDPALPVERSKDVPMMRIGSLPHPFGPIPVNYADPERLGAHQYRTSAFRSVRLGETSAGIIYTRQVGFIDLAHTRNAADLTWFSYQRILSAMLASRPRVLLAGAEPTIFILHLDYPAGWHALDEPGRERMAERFAVVLAVRMGYVISTWHEVLTTFGFHGVPGIPEQQSAFMYDDQPSHRVGAVAAGRAILQVQSVGAGYEEAMTEALADTVAGLGPLDQSGSRRAVVACRGVWWAVDGPTARQVHLGMVGERFEPMLIHLDYPAVLGESGDISPLPDNLSPRVWVVPSLAGLASRAPAMAPMIPTARIEIDPLVSYSDEIFQAAGLDAPWIDLDRDGPKLKQYLIERLAGIETAGDAGGGR, via the coding sequence ATGCGCAAGCTCCGCCTCGCGATCTCCATCCTCGCAGTCGTCGGCGTTCTGGGCGTGACCCACGGCTGCTACCCCGTCACCGGCGAGCGGGCCTACTGCGAGATCTCCCGGCTGGACCCGGCCCTGCCCGTCGAACGCAGCAAGGACGTCCCGATGATGCGCATCGGCTCGCTGCCCCATCCCTTCGGCCCGATCCCCGTCAACTACGCCGACCCCGAGCGGTTGGGCGCACATCAGTACCGCACCTCCGCGTTTCGCTCAGTCCGTCTCGGCGAGACCTCGGCCGGGATCATCTACACCCGGCAGGTCGGCTTCATCGACCTGGCGCATACGCGCAACGCCGCGGACCTGACATGGTTTTCTTACCAGCGGATCTTGTCGGCGATGTTGGCGTCCCGGCCGCGCGTGCTTTTGGCGGGGGCGGAGCCGACGATCTTTATCCTGCACCTTGATTATCCCGCGGGCTGGCATGCGCTGGATGAGCCCGGGCGCGAGCGGATGGCCGAGCGTTTTGCCGTGGTGTTAGCGGTGCGGATGGGGTATGTGATTTCGACGTGGCACGAGGTGTTGACGACGTTCGGTTTCCACGGCGTGCCGGGCATCCCCGAGCAGCAGTCGGCGTTTATGTACGACGACCAGCCGTCGCACCGGGTGGGTGCGGTTGCGGCGGGGCGGGCGATCCTGCAGGTGCAGTCGGTCGGCGCGGGCTATGAGGAAGCGATGACGGAGGCACTGGCGGACACGGTCGCTGGGCTGGGGCCGCTCGATCAGTCCGGCTCGCGGCGGGCGGTGGTCGCCTGCCGCGGCGTATGGTGGGCGGTCGATGGCCCGACCGCTCGGCAGGTCCACCTCGGGATGGTCGGCGAGCGCTTCGAGCCGATGCTGATCCACCTCGACTACCCGGCCGTGCTCGGCGAGTCGGGCGATATCTCGCCGCTGCCCGACAACCTCTCGCCCCGCGTCTGGGTGGTGCCTTCGCTCGCTGGGCTGGCGAGCCGAGCGCCCGCGATGGCCCCGATGATCCCGACGGCCCGGATCGAGATCGACCCGCTTGTGTCGTACTCGGACGAGATCTTCCAGGCGGCGGGGCTCGACGCGCCCTGGATCGACCTGGACCGCGACGGCCCGAAGCTCAAGCAATACCTCATCGAACGGCTGGCGGGGATCGAGACAGCAGGTGATGCGGGCGGAGGCCGATAA
- a CDS encoding cytochrome c3 family protein: protein MNWGAQAKVRACNTDAYGPTTCVRSCHRRDSEAPPRIARNKAGNVSYQATDKFVFPKWANYLLPLIVLSALGGATVVPPLVLFGMSAQTQNVGYQPDQPVPYSHALHVGQLGIDCRYCHTTVDNAAFASIPPTQTCINCHAPKTRMADGIDTNLSGIHQNSEALRPLWESWETGEAIPWVKVHDLPDYSYFNHSAHVNRGVGCISCHGRVDKMGGAGTEDAIAGVYQVQNLSMAWCLECHRAPENHLRPVAEITNFDWTPVMHPRAIAAGYTDADNAAHVREAQQIVGQYLKEEYEINSAAYMQSCSTCHR, encoded by the coding sequence ATGAATTGGGGTGCGCAGGCCAAGGTCCGGGCCTGCAACACCGACGCATACGGACCTACAACGTGCGTGCGGTCTTGCCACCGCCGCGACTCCGAAGCACCGCCGCGCATCGCGCGGAACAAGGCGGGTAACGTGTCGTATCAAGCCACCGACAAGTTCGTGTTCCCCAAATGGGCGAACTATCTCCTCCCACTCATCGTGTTGAGCGCGCTGGGCGGTGCCACCGTCGTCCCGCCCCTCGTGCTCTTCGGCATGTCAGCCCAAACCCAGAACGTCGGCTACCAGCCCGACCAACCCGTGCCCTACAGCCACGCGCTGCACGTCGGCCAGCTCGGCATCGACTGCCGCTACTGCCACACCACCGTCGACAACGCCGCCTTCGCCTCGATCCCACCCACCCAGACCTGCATCAACTGCCACGCGCCCAAGACACGCATGGCCGACGGCATCGATACCAACCTCTCAGGCATCCACCAGAACTCCGAAGCGCTCCGCCCCCTATGGGAGAGCTGGGAGACCGGCGAAGCCATCCCCTGGGTCAAGGTCCACGACCTGCCGGATTACTCCTACTTCAACCACTCGGCGCACGTGAACCGCGGCGTCGGCTGCATCTCCTGCCACGGCCGGGTCGACAAGATGGGCGGCGCGGGCACCGAAGACGCGATCGCCGGCGTGTACCAGGTCCAGAACCTCTCGATGGCGTGGTGCCTCGAATGCCACCGCGCGCCGGAGAACCACCTGCGCCCGGTCGCGGAGATCACCAACTTTGACTGGACCCCGGTCATGCACCCCAGGGCGATCGCCGCCGGCTACACCGACGCCGACAACGCGGCACACGTGCGCGAAGCGCAGCAGATCGTCGGCCAATACCTCAAAGAAGAATACGAGATCAACAGCGCGGCCTATATGCAGTCGTGCTCGACCTGCCACCGCTAG
- a CDS encoding TAT-variant-translocated molybdopterin oxidoreductase, which yields MSTLEHNITGQAYWRSLEEYANTPEFQDRLQDEFADYAPDEIQSMSRRTFLKLAGASMALAGLTMTGCRRWPKEELAPFASRPEDMIPGVPNYFASMTQRAGVAHPVLVASFDGRPIKVESHPNAGYSTDVFDQALTLQQYDPDRARDVTFGKADAATRGSWTAFESFIKGKVAELKAAGDGSGFAVLSEASSSPTFLRLKAELQSQMPNMTWATWEPLNQDNAIAGAKLALGRAVRQQYDVSAAHVIACFDCDFLCDHPSATKNAKGWAAGRKSADAAHAHGHGDDHAQAWMNRLYAAEPGMTITGSAADERLPIKPSRVAYVLTAVAVGVGVNNAGNAPTLTEHEQVFVTKLVEDLSAHKGTGIVVAGASQPAEVHALTHAINAHLENVGSTITYTDEPIAEKLTNLESLYDLAGKTGAGDIDTLVILGGNPKFDGPGGLDFGGDDTLGRVPNLVYLGLYRENETATLCDWVLPAATGFESWGDGRWYDGTLAIQQPLILPLFNGRSAEELLASLVGEAALTQPSSYKLVRKTFKDAGLLSGADFASVLDDPGYAADQRGFEKDWRRAVHLGYVPGSAFTPTIITTTIDTGPIMPTLQDSADLEIVFHRGSVYDGRFANSAWLQEVPDPHTKVTWDNPVSVSVPDAESKGLKYGDIVEVQSSGSVEMPVYIQPGQAEGVLVVQLGNGREVCGHVGKGVGFNTYPFRHKNSIERGYGPATLGDTVGHHRLAMTSVHHLVNSMGGFPTFVDDTAEWALKKRAGELGASGTAGNIIKEGTFAQYQTTTGLGHIMGHPHGDYRLQLYNVPLQEQWTQQAEALAEEHKHEVEDHGWQPRTAFNAPHAWGMTIDLNSCIGCNACVIACQAENNIPTVGKDQVWRSREMHWLRNDTYYKGDPEDPNNVQVVHQPITCVHCENAPCEQVCPVAATVHDAEGLNTMVYNRCIGTRYCSNNCPYKVRRFNYFDFHSKSVRQDVANPWLNMPDTQQDSAVDKIKSMVFNPDVTVRMRGVMEKCTYCTQRIQRAKIARKNAFVQNKEGAYGHEDATTKTVPDGTIVTACQDACPTGCITFGDLNDPHSKVSQIQTHNKRAYSVLAELNSRPRTQHLAKLRNPHPSSVAALGHGGDGDEEHHEDDGH from the coding sequence GTGTCCACCCTCGAACACAACATCACCGGGCAGGCCTACTGGCGGTCACTCGAAGAGTACGCCAACACCCCCGAGTTCCAGGATCGGCTGCAAGACGAGTTCGCCGACTACGCGCCCGACGAGATCCAGTCGATGTCGCGCCGCACCTTCCTCAAGCTCGCCGGCGCCTCCATGGCGCTCGCCGGGCTGACGATGACCGGCTGCCGACGCTGGCCCAAGGAAGAGCTCGCGCCTTTCGCCTCGCGCCCCGAGGACATGATCCCCGGCGTGCCCAACTACTTCGCGTCCATGACTCAACGCGCCGGCGTCGCGCATCCCGTGCTCGTCGCCTCGTTCGACGGCCGACCCATTAAAGTCGAGTCGCACCCCAACGCCGGCTACAGCACCGATGTCTTCGACCAGGCCCTCACCCTCCAGCAGTACGACCCCGACCGCGCACGCGACGTCACCTTCGGCAAAGCCGACGCCGCGACGCGCGGCTCGTGGACCGCGTTTGAGTCCTTCATCAAGGGCAAAGTGGCGGAGCTGAAAGCGGCAGGCGACGGCAGTGGCTTTGCTGTGCTGAGTGAGGCGTCGTCGAGCCCGACGTTCCTGCGCTTGAAGGCCGAGCTGCAATCGCAGATGCCCAACATGACGTGGGCGACATGGGAGCCATTGAACCAGGACAACGCGATTGCCGGCGCGAAACTCGCGCTGGGCCGGGCGGTGCGTCAGCAGTACGACGTGAGCGCTGCGCACGTCATCGCGTGTTTCGACTGCGACTTCCTGTGCGACCACCCGTCGGCGACGAAGAACGCCAAGGGCTGGGCGGCCGGCCGAAAGAGCGCGGACGCCGCGCACGCGCACGGCCACGGCGACGATCACGCGCAAGCGTGGATGAACCGCCTCTACGCCGCCGAGCCGGGCATGACGATCACGGGCAGTGCTGCCGACGAGCGTTTGCCGATCAAGCCCTCGCGGGTTGCCTATGTCCTGACGGCCGTTGCCGTGGGCGTCGGTGTGAATAACGCGGGTAACGCGCCCACGCTGACCGAGCACGAGCAGGTGTTTGTCACCAAACTCGTCGAAGACCTGAGCGCCCACAAGGGCACGGGCATCGTCGTCGCAGGCGCCAGCCAGCCCGCCGAGGTCCACGCGCTCACGCACGCGATCAACGCGCATCTCGAAAACGTTGGCAGCACGATCACCTACACCGACGAGCCGATCGCCGAGAAGCTCACGAACCTCGAATCGCTTTACGACCTCGCGGGCAAGACGGGCGCGGGCGACATCGACACACTGGTCATCCTCGGCGGCAATCCGAAGTTCGATGGCCCCGGCGGGCTCGACTTTGGCGGCGACGACACCTTGGGCCGAGTGCCCAACCTCGTCTACCTCGGCCTCTACCGCGAGAACGAGACGGCCACGCTCTGCGACTGGGTCCTGCCAGCCGCGACCGGCTTCGAGAGCTGGGGCGACGGCCGATGGTACGACGGCACGCTCGCGATCCAGCAGCCGCTGATCCTCCCACTGTTCAACGGCCGCAGCGCGGAGGAACTGCTCGCGTCGCTCGTCGGCGAGGCAGCGCTCACCCAGCCCAGCAGCTACAAGCTCGTCCGCAAGACGTTCAAGGACGCTGGCCTATTGAGCGGCGCCGACTTCGCGTCCGTCCTCGACGATCCCGGCTACGCCGCGGACCAGCGCGGGTTTGAAAAAGACTGGCGCCGCGCGGTGCACCTGGGTTACGTCCCCGGCAGCGCGTTCACGCCCACTATCATCACGACTACGATCGACACCGGCCCGATCATGCCGACGCTGCAGGACAGCGCGGACCTCGAGATCGTCTTCCACCGCGGGTCGGTCTACGACGGCCGATTCGCCAACAGCGCCTGGCTCCAGGAAGTCCCCGACCCGCACACGAAGGTGACGTGGGACAACCCGGTGAGTGTCAGCGTGCCCGACGCGGAGTCGAAGGGGCTCAAGTACGGCGACATCGTAGAGGTGCAGTCCAGCGGCTCGGTCGAGATGCCGGTCTACATCCAGCCCGGCCAGGCCGAGGGCGTGTTGGTCGTACAACTCGGCAACGGCCGCGAGGTCTGCGGGCACGTCGGGAAAGGCGTGGGTTTCAACACCTACCCGTTCCGACACAAGAACTCGATCGAACGCGGCTACGGCCCGGCGACGCTCGGTGATACCGTCGGCCACCACCGCCTGGCGATGACGAGCGTGCACCACCTAGTCAACAGCATGGGCGGGTTCCCGACGTTTGTCGACGACACCGCCGAGTGGGCGCTCAAGAAACGTGCCGGCGAGCTGGGCGCAAGCGGCACGGCCGGGAACATCATCAAGGAAGGCACGTTCGCGCAGTACCAGACGACGACGGGGCTTGGCCACATCATGGGCCACCCCCACGGGGACTACCGGCTGCAGCTGTACAACGTGCCGCTGCAGGAACAATGGACCCAGCAGGCCGAGGCGCTGGCCGAGGAACACAAGCACGAGGTCGAGGACCACGGCTGGCAGCCGCGCACCGCGTTCAACGCGCCCCACGCCTGGGGCATGACGATCGACCTGAACTCGTGCATCGGGTGCAACGCCTGCGTCATCGCGTGCCAGGCCGAGAACAACATCCCGACCGTGGGCAAGGACCAGGTCTGGCGGTCGCGCGAGATGCACTGGCTCCGCAACGACACGTACTACAAGGGCGACCCCGAAGACCCCAACAACGTGCAGGTCGTGCACCAGCCGATCACCTGTGTGCACTGCGAGAACGCGCCGTGCGAGCAGGTCTGCCCCGTCGCCGCGACGGTGCATGACGCCGAGGGTCTGAACACGATGGTGTACAACCGCTGCATCGGCACGCGGTACTGCTCCAACAACTGCCCGTACAAAGTCCGCCGGTTCAACTACTTCGACTTCCACAGCAAGAGCGTCCGGCAAGATGTCGCCAACCCCTGGCTGAACATGCCCGACACGCAGCAGGACAGCGCGGTCGACAAGATCAAGTCGATGGTGTTCAACCCGGACGTCACCGTGCGGATGCGCGGCGTCATGGAAAAATGCACCTACTGCACGCAGCGCATCCAACGCGCGAAGATCGCACGCAAGAACGCCTTCGTCCAGAACAAGGAAGGCGCCTACGGCCACGAGGACGCGACGACCAAGACCGTCCCCGACGGCACGATCGTCACCGCCTGCCAGGACGCCTGCCCCACCGGCTGCATCACGTTTGGCGACCTCAACGACCCGCACTCCAAGGTCAGCCAGATCCAGACCCATAACAAACGCGCCTACTCGGTGCTCGCAGAACTCAACTCCCGCCCACGCACCCAGCACCTGGCGAAGCTGCGCAACCCGCACCCGTCCAGCGTCGCGGCGCTCGGGCATGGCGGGGACGGCGACGAAGAACACCACGAAGATGATGGCCACTAA